The nucleotide window CTGAAGAGAGCCGGAATCAATACGGTAGAAGAACTTACTAATAAGACTCCTGAAGATATGATGAAAGTTCGTAACCTCGGACGTAAATCACTTGAGGAAGTGCTTGCTAAGTTAAAAGAACTCAATCTTGAGTTGAATCAGGGCGAGGAATAATCGCTTTATAGAAAATCGTGGATTGTTCGGAATACAGGACGATCCGCGAGCATTTGATTAATAAGCCCGAAGATGCATAATTGAATGTGTAGTCATAGTTCAG belongs to Desulfovibrio desulfuricans and includes:
- a CDS encoding DNA-directed RNA polymerase subunit alpha C-terminal domain-containing protein, with the protein product MKRAGINTVEELTNKTPEDMMKVRNLGRKSLEEVLAKLKELNLELNQGEE